The following are from one region of the Rhodopirellula sp. P2 genome:
- a CDS encoding type II secretion system protein GspD: MAKEGSASPAEPVISTPSVSLASPMTSRRVRTRRVLAGLIQSASLGMGVSLTMLGMTWSGSSLTAAETKVVANVDNNAATAADRVAGPALAAASPSDSAGTKSSVESAVFAETPSTLATRSAVSLTGPPLAIDEVLMQRGSITFRKTSLQEVVFLLSDLWNINIVAGEKVTGDVSGVFKDAPLRDVLSAILTSSGYGYIAAGNSLVVLPLDEVGTGSPEFESRTLRFQTADENEMNATISAAQLLLSDRGRIQAVGRGAMLIVDTKTNINRVQEMLTAMSPDAAMQPSRTGGESLGGGASAGRQGSGAPSVYDTLATELIYLTPQFTEASEMRESLQEALGEGTIVAVYEAENRIMIKGNRAQLDLASQAFKQLDVPRAQVRITALIYDVSLEELEKLGVNWGRGFRLNTTDESALADFAGNVEQAVTFGTLGSGGATTMGIRTLTDNFDTSFLLSALDSSDEAKLLADPSITAIDRREASIKIVQQIPIVAAQPAEGSNVVFAQVEFKDAGIILKVTPRISNDNTIELQVQPEYSVKVGEIENNPVIDSRTAETTVRVANGHMFTLGGLRQKRIIEDVSGVPYLRDLKYIGKLFRSHDTQVRESELIVFLKPEIISPYDHGNQRSRQAQCVATRQLDSIPYASVCPQSPECHDLNCPNHHPRVRLNGGTSELQMLGGEGIAPMEFAYPGLMNPGPVVPGQMMPLYEFDSVPPGAATSNAVPSDSVLFHSNGMMLEESTVNEPLRAGDSAVHVLGTPSMYPPVHIHPMEQP, from the coding sequence ATGGCCAAGGAAGGCTCCGCGTCACCAGCTGAACCTGTCATTTCAACTCCGAGCGTTTCGCTCGCGAGTCCGATGACCTCGCGTCGTGTGAGAACTCGACGCGTGCTTGCCGGATTGATTCAATCTGCCTCGCTGGGCATGGGCGTGTCATTGACGATGCTCGGGATGACATGGAGCGGTTCGTCGTTGACCGCGGCTGAGACGAAGGTTGTTGCCAACGTAGATAACAACGCCGCGACGGCAGCCGACAGGGTGGCAGGACCAGCCTTGGCGGCCGCTTCCCCCAGCGATTCTGCGGGCACCAAATCCAGCGTGGAGTCCGCTGTCTTTGCCGAGACGCCCTCAACCCTCGCGACCCGAAGTGCCGTTTCGTTGACCGGGCCACCCCTGGCAATTGATGAAGTTCTGATGCAGCGAGGCAGCATCACATTTCGCAAAACGTCACTGCAAGAAGTGGTTTTCCTGCTCTCTGATCTCTGGAACATCAACATCGTTGCGGGTGAGAAGGTGACCGGCGATGTCTCGGGAGTCTTCAAAGACGCTCCCCTGCGGGACGTGCTGTCCGCGATTTTGACATCGTCCGGTTACGGTTACATCGCCGCGGGAAACAGTTTGGTTGTGTTGCCACTGGATGAAGTGGGCACGGGAAGTCCGGAGTTTGAGTCGCGAACGTTGCGTTTTCAAACGGCGGATGAGAACGAGATGAACGCCACGATCTCAGCGGCGCAGTTGTTGTTGTCCGATCGCGGTCGAATCCAAGCGGTTGGACGAGGGGCGATGCTGATCGTCGACACCAAGACCAACATCAATCGGGTCCAGGAGATGTTGACCGCAATGTCACCTGACGCGGCGATGCAACCCAGCAGAACCGGGGGCGAATCCTTGGGCGGCGGGGCATCCGCGGGACGCCAAGGATCAGGTGCTCCAAGTGTCTATGACACGCTGGCGACGGAACTGATCTACTTGACGCCTCAGTTCACGGAAGCCTCGGAGATGCGTGAGTCACTTCAGGAGGCACTTGGGGAAGGCACGATTGTGGCCGTTTATGAAGCGGAGAACCGCATCATGATCAAAGGCAATCGCGCGCAGTTGGACTTGGCATCGCAAGCCTTCAAGCAACTGGATGTGCCGCGTGCTCAGGTTCGAATCACAGCGTTGATCTACGACGTCAGTTTAGAAGAACTCGAAAAGTTGGGGGTCAATTGGGGCCGCGGTTTTCGGTTGAACACCACCGATGAATCCGCGCTCGCCGATTTTGCTGGCAACGTGGAGCAAGCGGTGACATTTGGGACGCTTGGTTCCGGTGGTGCCACCACGATGGGCATTCGAACCTTGACGGACAACTTTGACACCAGTTTCCTGCTCAGCGCCTTGGACAGCAGCGATGAAGCCAAGCTGTTGGCCGATCCATCGATCACCGCCATTGATCGCCGGGAAGCGTCGATCAAAATTGTTCAGCAGATCCCGATTGTCGCCGCTCAGCCTGCCGAAGGAAGCAATGTCGTTTTTGCACAAGTCGAATTCAAAGACGCCGGGATCATCCTCAAGGTGACGCCGCGGATCAGCAACGACAACACGATCGAATTGCAGGTTCAGCCCGAGTACAGCGTGAAAGTGGGCGAAATTGAAAACAACCCGGTGATCGACAGTCGCACCGCCGAGACCACCGTGCGGGTCGCCAACGGGCACATGTTCACGCTGGGTGGTTTGCGACAAAAACGAATCATCGAAGATGTCAGCGGCGTGCCGTACCTGCGGGATCTCAAATACATCGGCAAACTGTTCCGCAGCCACGACACCCAGGTGCGTGAGAGCGAACTGATCGTCTTTCTGAAACCCGAAATCATCTCGCCTTACGACCATGGGAACCAACGGTCACGACAAGCCCAGTGCGTCGCCACCCGTCAGTTGGACTCGATCCCGTACGCCTCGGTATGCCCGCAGTCTCCCGAATGCCACGATTTGAATTGTCCCAACCACCATCCCCGAGTTCGTCTGAATGGTGGCACAAGCGAACTTCAGATGTTGGGTGGTGAAGGCATTGCACCGATGGAGTTCGCCTATCCCGGTTTGATGAATCCCGGTCCTGTTGTACCCGGGCAAATGATGCCCCTGTACGAATTCGATTCGGTGCCACCGGGAGCTGCGACTTCCAATGCCGTGCCCTCCGATTCGGTTTTGTTTCATTCCAATGGAATGAT
- a CDS encoding putative zinc-binding metallopeptidase — protein sequence MAKQKPDLDSLSDEQLLDMRICDLGVTIANSPLKKRIEQLNAELADRDLRFTPHCWLSEDWFSPDEIPGIAIPFYLAHPRLIRLERKQLLEVEGGTHEWCMKILRHEAGHAIDTAFRLRRKAIYRHTFGKTSLPYPEYYQPKPSSRDHVLHLDMWYAQVHPLEDFAETFAVWLRPGSRWRTRYKDWPAIEKLKMVNELMTSLQGKKPPVQCRATLDPISRIRRTLRTHYERKRQHYGLDLPSVYDNDLRRLFSSDEGHRRNVTAAAFLSRIRTELRGSVAKWTGEYAYTIDQVIQEMIERCRELQLRLGASPEETKRDAMILVAVRTTNFLHEGGHRAAV from the coding sequence ATGGCGAAACAAAAACCGGATCTCGATTCTCTCTCCGACGAGCAATTGCTCGATATGCGGATCTGTGACCTGGGTGTCACGATCGCCAATTCGCCCCTGAAGAAACGGATCGAGCAACTCAACGCCGAACTCGCCGACCGCGATCTCCGATTCACTCCCCACTGTTGGTTAAGTGAGGATTGGTTCTCACCCGATGAAATCCCTGGGATCGCCATTCCGTTTTACTTGGCGCATCCCCGACTGATACGACTGGAACGGAAACAGTTGCTGGAGGTCGAAGGTGGCACTCACGAATGGTGCATGAAGATTTTGCGGCACGAGGCGGGGCATGCGATCGACACCGCATTCCGGTTGCGACGCAAGGCCATCTACCGCCACACATTCGGCAAAACCTCGCTGCCTTACCCAGAATACTATCAGCCCAAACCGTCCAGTCGCGATCACGTTTTGCACCTCGACATGTGGTACGCTCAAGTCCACCCGCTGGAGGACTTTGCCGAGACATTCGCAGTCTGGCTACGTCCCGGTTCACGCTGGCGAACTCGCTACAAAGACTGGCCAGCGATTGAAAAGTTGAAGATGGTGAACGAACTCATGACGTCGCTACAGGGCAAGAAGCCGCCGGTGCAATGCCGAGCGACCTTGGATCCGATCAGCCGCATTCGCCGGACACTGCGGACGCACTACGAGCGGAAACGTCAGCACTACGGGTTGGATCTCCCCAGCGTCTACGACAATGATTTGCGTCGTCTCTTTTCTTCCGACGAGGGCCACCGCCGCAATGTCACCGCGGCCGCATTCCTCAGCCGCATCCGCACAGAACTGCGTGGGTCGGTCGCGAAATGGACCGGCGAATACGCTTACACAATCGATCAAGTCATCCAGGAAATGATCGAACGCTGCCGCGAACTGCAACTGCGTCTGGGAGCATCCCCGGAAGAAACCAAACGGGATGCGATGATCTTGGTCGCGGTCCGCACCACGAACTTCCTTCACGAAGGAGGCCACCGTGCAGCGGTCTGA
- a CDS encoding D-alanine--D-alanine ligase family protein, which produces MSKLRVLVLVREGNVPPDSLEGFTDKESDPWKAEYDVCETLRGLGHEVLPLGIFDDLAPIRSALQNFQPDITYMLLEEFYGVVTYDFAVISYLELMQQPYSGCNPRGLMLSKDKALSKKLLMYHRIPTPRFAVFPNGRAVRRPKKLEFPLFVKSTIEDASFGIAQASIVHNDEALAERVTFLHEKTGGDVIVEQYIEGRELYVGVMGNTRLVTFPAWEMDFGKMPDESARIATSRVKWDRKYQEKHDITCHAAAGLTDTQQKQIAKLCKRVYRALHMSGYARMDLRMTPSGEVHVIEANANPNIEYGEDFAESAEAAGIPYESLIQRILNLGLSYRAAWMG; this is translated from the coding sequence ATGAGCAAATTGCGTGTGCTGGTGCTGGTCCGAGAAGGCAACGTTCCTCCCGACTCACTGGAAGGCTTCACCGACAAAGAATCCGACCCGTGGAAGGCCGAATACGATGTCTGCGAGACCCTCCGCGGACTCGGGCATGAGGTGCTGCCACTGGGAATCTTTGATGACCTGGCTCCCATTCGTTCCGCCCTGCAGAACTTCCAACCCGACATCACCTACATGTTGTTGGAAGAGTTCTACGGTGTGGTCACCTACGATTTCGCGGTGATCAGTTACCTGGAATTGATGCAGCAACCCTACAGCGGCTGCAACCCGCGAGGATTGATGCTCAGCAAAGACAAGGCATTGTCGAAAAAACTGCTGATGTACCACCGTATCCCGACACCTCGGTTCGCGGTGTTTCCTAACGGGCGAGCCGTCCGACGCCCCAAAAAGTTGGAATTCCCGCTTTTTGTGAAGTCCACCATTGAGGACGCGTCCTTCGGAATCGCCCAAGCCTCGATCGTTCACAATGACGAAGCCCTCGCCGAACGAGTCACGTTTCTGCACGAGAAAACCGGCGGGGACGTGATCGTTGAACAGTACATCGAAGGGCGTGAACTGTACGTCGGTGTGATGGGCAACACTCGGTTGGTCACCTTCCCAGCCTGGGAAATGGACTTTGGAAAAATGCCGGATGAGTCGGCTCGAATCGCCACCAGCCGAGTGAAATGGGACCGCAAATACCAAGAGAAACATGACATCACCTGCCACGCCGCGGCAGGCTTGACCGACACCCAACAAAAGCAAATTGCCAAGCTCTGCAAACGGGTTTACCGAGCACTTCACATGAGTGGATACGCTCGCATGGATTTGCGGATGACACCGTCCGGCGAGGTCCACGTGATCGAGGCCAACGCGAATCCCAACATCGAATACGGGGAAGACTTCGCCGAATCCGCGGAAGCGGCGGGCATCCCCTACGAGTCGCTGATCCAACGCATCCTCAACCTCGGTCTCAGCTACCGAGCCGCCTGGATGGGGTGA
- a CDS encoding serine/threonine protein kinase — protein sequence MPGDPKPVDTPQSNGRSVDGALANGNGRPQGAGGAKTLSSVVFGDHSDGPQGPASGNHLQPLSQDVPWFTRRRVATGVSLLVILVAACFAGAILASAIQRATENLVAHSMQSVLAANVHSLEMFFSDLQGESERYAHDERVRQLSLQLLRGEAPPSPGKRESIQRDLSATIPPLIGTVHWVLMDRSGGIVASSLDEMVGRTIVYSKVNQERLIGGHPTLAKPQRLNGQDNETAVMVSMSPLMDRNQCIGAFGWMLKAGDRFSDLLQITQAGETDESYAMDGQGRMLSTSRFEVLLAQKGFPERSVLNYQVRDPGADILAGEAITTLPQKLPLTRMADQATRRADGMDLEGYRNYRGATVVGAWKWLPEFDLAVATEIDVAEAYQPARILRRVLISTLAGGVIFVGMALSLIAYSRHRAIRKQRQLEEEGDGRQIGQYRILELLGVGGMGSVYRGRHEYLRRDVAIKVLEGERLSARSVARFHREVQLTSTLRHPNTIAIYDFGQCSAVTGESQTGNSRIGDRIDPEGTFYYVMEYIDGISLQQLIDYYGPQSPERTVHFLLQICGSIAEAHSTGLIHRDIKPANILVSANGGLWDHIKVLDFGLVKDLGGDSSLTLQEGVTRADAMTGTPLYMAPETIRDPASASPRADIYSIGSVGYALLTGRPIFEGDSVIDLCLKQLEQVPTRPQDRLNRPLPNDLQDILMKCLDRSASKRFKSVADCTAALESLPEAGRWTQAMSADWWANEFDQAARTQPGQTKNPTLDDTALTR from the coding sequence ATGCCAGGTGACCCGAAACCCGTTGACACGCCGCAATCCAACGGCCGGTCCGTGGATGGGGCGCTGGCCAATGGAAACGGTCGTCCGCAGGGAGCTGGGGGGGCAAAGACGCTCTCTTCGGTGGTGTTTGGGGACCATTCTGATGGGCCGCAGGGCCCGGCGTCAGGAAATCACCTGCAACCATTGTCGCAGGACGTGCCTTGGTTCACTCGTCGCCGTGTTGCGACCGGTGTTTCTCTCCTGGTGATCTTGGTGGCCGCGTGCTTTGCCGGGGCGATCTTGGCCTCGGCCATTCAGCGCGCGACCGAGAACCTGGTCGCTCATTCAATGCAGTCAGTATTGGCTGCCAATGTGCATTCGTTGGAAATGTTTTTTTCTGATTTGCAAGGCGAATCAGAACGTTACGCTCACGACGAACGCGTCCGTCAGCTCAGCTTGCAATTGCTGCGTGGCGAGGCCCCACCGTCCCCCGGCAAACGCGAGTCCATCCAGCGAGATCTGTCAGCGACCATCCCGCCGCTGATCGGAACCGTTCACTGGGTGTTGATGGATCGAAGTGGAGGCATTGTGGCCAGCAGTCTCGACGAGATGGTGGGGCGAACGATCGTGTATTCCAAGGTCAATCAAGAGCGATTGATCGGAGGTCATCCGACACTGGCGAAACCTCAGCGGTTGAACGGCCAAGACAATGAGACCGCGGTCATGGTTTCGATGTCCCCCTTGATGGACCGCAACCAATGCATCGGTGCGTTCGGGTGGATGCTGAAAGCGGGAGATCGGTTCAGCGATCTGTTGCAAATCACTCAAGCCGGCGAAACGGACGAGTCCTATGCGATGGATGGCCAAGGCCGAATGTTGTCGACCAGTCGGTTTGAAGTTCTGTTAGCCCAAAAGGGTTTCCCCGAACGCAGCGTGCTGAACTATCAAGTCCGTGACCCAGGCGCGGACATTCTTGCCGGTGAGGCGATCACGACACTGCCCCAGAAACTGCCTTTGACGCGGATGGCGGATCAGGCGACCCGCCGCGCCGACGGGATGGATCTGGAAGGTTATCGAAACTATCGCGGGGCAACGGTGGTGGGGGCTTGGAAGTGGTTGCCCGAATTTGACTTGGCCGTCGCGACCGAGATCGATGTGGCCGAGGCGTATCAACCAGCCAGGATCCTGCGTCGGGTTCTGATCTCGACGCTGGCCGGTGGGGTGATCTTCGTCGGGATGGCGTTGAGTTTGATTGCCTATTCGCGGCACCGAGCGATTCGCAAACAGAGGCAGTTGGAAGAGGAGGGGGATGGTCGTCAGATCGGTCAGTACCGGATTTTGGAACTGTTGGGCGTCGGCGGGATGGGGTCGGTCTACCGAGGACGCCATGAGTATTTGCGTCGTGATGTCGCGATCAAGGTGCTGGAGGGCGAGCGTTTGTCGGCGCGTTCGGTGGCCCGCTTTCATCGCGAAGTTCAGCTGACATCAACGCTGCGTCACCCCAATACAATCGCGATCTATGACTTTGGACAGTGCAGTGCCGTGACGGGAGAATCCCAGACGGGCAACTCGCGAATCGGGGATCGCATCGATCCCGAGGGAACGTTTTATTACGTGATGGAATACATCGATGGGATTTCACTTCAGCAATTGATCGATTACTACGGGCCTCAATCGCCCGAGCGAACCGTGCACTTTTTGTTGCAGATTTGTGGTTCGATTGCGGAAGCCCACAGCACAGGGCTGATTCACCGCGACATCAAACCAGCGAACATTTTGGTCAGTGCAAACGGTGGACTTTGGGATCACATCAAAGTCCTGGATTTCGGGTTGGTCAAGGACCTGGGAGGCGATTCCAGTTTGACGTTGCAAGAAGGCGTGACCCGCGCCGACGCGATGACCGGCACGCCGCTTTACATGGCACCCGAAACGATTCGCGATCCGGCTTCCGCGTCGCCACGCGCAGACATTTATTCGATTGGCTCAGTCGGTTACGCGTTGTTGACGGGACGCCCGATTTTCGAAGGCGACTCGGTGATCGATCTGTGTTTGAAACAGCTCGAACAAGTCCCCACGCGGCCCCAGGATCGGCTCAACCGTCCGTTGCCAAACGATCTGCAGGATATCTTGATGAAGTGCTTGGACCGTTCCGCGTCCAAGCGTTTCAAGTCCGTGGCCGATTGCACGGCGGCTTTGGAATCACTGCCCGAGGCCGGACGATGGACCCAGGCCATGTCCGCCGATTGGTGGGCCAATGAGTTCGATCAGGCCGCGCGAACGCAGCCGGGACAGACCAAGAATCCAACGCTGGACGACACCGCCCTGACTCGTTGA